A section of the Glycine max mitochondrion, complete genome genome encodes:
- the nad4L-1 gene encoding NADH dehydrogenase subunit 4L, whose product MDPIKYFTFSMIISILGIRGILLNRRNIPIMSMPIESMLLAVNSNFLVFSVSSDDMMGQSFASLVSTVAAAESAIGLAIFVITFRVRGTIAVEFINSIQG is encoded by the coding sequence ACGGATCCTATCAAATATTTTACATTTTCTATGATCATCTCTATTTTAGGTATTCGGGGAATCCTCCTTAATAGACGAAATATTCCTATTATGTCAATGCCAATTGAATCAATGTTATTAGCTGTGAATTCGAACTTTTTGGTATTTTCCGTTTCTTCGGATGATATGATGGGTCAATCATTTGCTTCATTGGTTTCAACGGTGGCAGCTGCGGAATCCGCTATTGGGTTAGCCATTTTCGTTATCACTTTCCGAGTCCGAGGGACTATTGCTGTAGAATTTATTAATAGCATTCAAGGTTAA
- the orf189 gene encoding hypothetical protein, whose amino-acid sequence MDDQTAPLIRLVPSKTCLSYDLKSATDWWPLVFLFERLALLFDRSFASSVVNTTLGTNVFEVPFVKRALSQVSFVTGQPLGYYGYWPLFAFTHHVLVWWAAEQVRPGILFDRYAILGDDVLITDPLVAEQYRLGLQRLGVKISTHKSLISSTGAVEFAKQFLVKDMRVNLSPVSMKALCGFHHPHGYYF is encoded by the coding sequence ATGGATGATCAAACAGCACCTCTCATTCGTTTAGTTCCTAGTAAAACATGTTTAAGCTATGACCTCAAGAGTGCTACCGATTGGTGGCCTCTTGTGTTTCTGTTTGAAAGGCTTGCGCTATTGTTTGACAGGTCATTTGCTTCAAGTGTTGTGAATACAACATTAGGGACGAATGTATTTGAGGTACCCTTCGTTAAGAGGGCTCTGTCTCAAGTGTCCTTTGTGACCGGTCAACCGTTAGGCTATTATGGTTATTGGCCTTTGTTCGCGTTCACCCATCATGTTTTGGTGTGGTGGGCTGCGGAACAGGTTAGACCTGGGATCCTGTTCGACAGGTATGCTATATTAGGTGATGATGTTCTCATCACCGATCCACTTGTGGCGGAACAGTACCGGCTAGGCTTACAACGGCTTGGTGTTAAGATATCCACACACAAGTCTTTGATATCCTCAACTGGTGCTGTAGAGTTTGCCAAACAATTTCTGGTCAAGGATATGAGGGTTAACCTCTCTCCTGTGTCCATGAAAGCTTTATGTGGCTTCCACCACCCCCACGGATACTACTTCTAA
- the nad6 gene encoding NADH dehydrogenase subunit 6: MILSVLSSPALVSGLMVARAKNPVHSVLFPIPVFRDTSGLLLLLGLDFSAMIFPVVHIGAIAVSFLFVVMMFHIQIAEIHEEVLRYLPVSGIIGLILWWEMFFILDNETIPLLPTQRNTTSLRYTVYAGKVRSWTNLETLGNLLYTYYFVWFLVPSLILLVAMIGAIVLTMHRTTEVKRQDVFRLNAIDFRRTIMRRTTDHSRSTKRKVARRYWFKSNS, translated from the coding sequence ATGATACTTTCTGTTTTGTCGAGCCCTGCTTTGGTCTCTGGTTTGATGGTTGCACGTGCTAAAAATCCGGTACATTCCGTTTTGTTTCCCATCCCAGTCTTTCGCGACACTTCAGGTTTACTTCTTTTGTTAGGTCTCGACTTCTCCGCTATGATCTTCCCAGTAGTTCATATAGGAGCTATAGCCGTATCATTCCTATTCGTTGTTATGATGTTCCATATTCAAATAGCGGAGATTCACGAAGAAGTATTGCGCTATTTACCAGTGAGTGGTATTATTGGACTGATCCTTTGGTGGGAAATGTTCTTCATTTTAGATAATGAAACCATTCCATTACTACCAACCCAAAGAAATACTACCTCTCTTAGATATACGGTTTATGCCGGAAAGGTACGAAGTTGGACTAATTTGGAAACATTGGGCAATTTACTTTATACCTACTATTTCGTCTGGTTTTTGGTTCCTAGTCTAATTTTATTAGTTGCCATGATTGGGGCTATAGTACTTACTATGCATAGGACTACTGAGGTAAAAAGACAGGATGTTTTCCGACTAAATGCTATTGATTTTAGGAGGACTATAATGAGGAGGACGACAGACCACTCACGATCGACTAAAAGGAAAGTCGCCCGGAGATATTGGTTCAAATCCAATTCGTGA